The Oncorhynchus nerka isolate Pitt River linkage group LG3, Oner_Uvic_2.0, whole genome shotgun sequence genome includes the window gtcatccccaaagccaacacttcctttggccgcctttccttccagttctctgctgccaacgaCTGGAAGAATTGCAAAAATTACTGAAGCTGgtgtcttatatctccctcactaactttaagcatcagctgtcagagcagcttactgatcactgtacctgtacacagcccatctgtaaatagcacacccaactacctcatccccatattgttatttatcctttTGCTCTTTCACACCCCTGTATCCCCACctccacatcatcatctgcacatcaatcactccagtgttgatgctaaattgtaattatttttgcctctacatcatatttattgccttacctcactattcttctacatttgcacacactgtacattgatttttctattgtgttattgactctacgtttgtttatgtgtaactctgtgttattgtttatgtcacactgctttgctttatcttggccaggttgcagttgtaaatgagaacttgttggttaaataaaggtggaaaaaaaaaattctgaccctttgctatgagactcgaaattgagctcaggtgcatcctgtttccattgttcatccttgagatgtttctacaacttgattggtgtccacctgtggtaaattcaattgattggacatgatttggagagacacacacctgtctatataaggttccacagttgacagtgcatatcagagcaaaaaccaagccatgtggtcgaaggaattgtctgtagagctctgagacaggattgtgttgagacacagatctggggagtgccaaaataattctgcagcattgaaggtccccaataacacagtaGCTTCCAtaattattaaatggaagaagtttggaatcaccaagactcttcctagagctggctgcccagtcaaactgaacaatcgcgggagaagggccttggtcagggaggtgaccaagaacccgatggtcactctgacagagctccagagttcctctgtggagatgggagaaccttccagaaggttaaccatctctgcagcactccaccaaacaggcctttatggtagagtgaccagatggaagccactcctcagtaaaaggcacatgacagaccacttggaatttgccaaaaggcacccaaagactctcagaccatgggaaacaagattctctggtctgatgaaaccaagattgaactctttggcctgaatgccaagtgtcacgtcttgaggaaacctggtaccTTCCCTaccgtaaagcatggtggtggcagcatcatgctctgggggatgtttttcagaggcagggactgggagaccagtcagggtcgagggaaagatgaacggagccaagtacagaaagatccttgatgaaaacctactccagagcgcgcaggacctcagactggggacaaggttcaccttccaacagaacaacgacacGAAGCACACAGCATATACAacacaggaatggcttcgggacaagtctctgaatgtccttgagtgacctagacagagcccggacttgaacccgatcgatcatctctgagacctgaaaatagctgtgcagcgacaatcatcatccaacctgacagatctcgAAGAGGATCTGCagcgaagaatgggagaaactccccaaatacagctgtccaacgcttgtagcgtcatacccaagaagactcaaggctgtaatcgctgccaaaggtgcttcatcaaagtactgagtaaaaagtctgaatacctatgtaaattatatatatatatattttttttatacatttgcaaacatttctaaaacccagtttttgctttgtaaaaatggggtattgtgtgtagatttgaggtgaaaaaaatatattttagaataaggctgtaacgtagcaaaatgtgggaaaagtcaaggggtctgaatactttccaaatgcactgtacatatgaaTCGTAGTAAAGTTGCTTCCTGTTTAGTCACATCCATGGTCCTGTTTGCATGGGTCAAACAAAAATATTGTCATGATTGGTTGACAAATAGTGACTCCCACAATGCAGGCGATGGCGGCAAGTTGCAGCTGGTGAAGTGCAACTGCAGAAAATCGAAGTCAACTGCAGTTGAAACTTCATGACCTTTGATCACATGGTTGTTGTAAAGTTCAAGCAGTCGACCTTTGATCACATGGTTGTTGTAAAGTTCAAGCAGTCGACCTTTGATCACATGGTTGTTGTAAAGTTCAAGCAGTCGACCTTTGATCACATGGTTGTTGTAAAGTTCAAGCAGTCGACCTTTAATCACATGGTTGTTGTAAAGTTCAAGCAGTCAACCTTTGATCACATGGTTGTTGTAAAGTTCAAGCAGTCGACCTTTGATCACATGGTTGTTGTAAAGTTCAAGCAGTCGACCTTTGATCACATGGTTGTTGTAAAGTTCATGCAAGTCGGACAATTTTTGTCTCTataatgcaacacactttgaaaggTGGTGATGATGGTCACCGACTTGACAAATGTGATCCGCTCGAAGGCGCCCAGATAGTGTGTCGGTGGCCGTGGTCATGCGGTGGGTTCAGTACACCAAGCGCAACCGTAGCTGATATTGCACCCATTAGATTCATCTCTCTACATTAATATGGCAGTCTATTTAGTCCACCAGGCTCTACACACACTTTCTCTGATGGCTGCCGCACACAAATTATGCACTGGTGTTCCTGCTGACAGGCTATAGCTATGACATGCGTTACTCGCCATGCATGTCTGTGTTCTGCTTTCCCACCCGTGTCCACCTGCTTGGTTCTGTTCCCTTCCTGCAGGGGGAATGGTACAGAATACCTTTCTCTCtgcctgtaattattattatcttAACATTATGCATGCTCTGGCAGTGAGCTACCCCAAAGGAGCAGAGCCTCTAATGCCAAGACTAACGTATTGCTTGTATTGAAATCTTTTAGAATAAATGGTTAAACAAACACTTGGTGTTTCCTGTCTGAAATACAGTTATGTGTTTCCTGTCTGTTTGATGAGAGATGGGTCTCTTTACATGTACTCTAGTGCTGGCTTAGAAATCACTGTCACCCTTGTCACAAGCACTTAGAAACACCACAGAAGCAGCACATCAATGATTAAGCTCTTTTTCAAGGAAGTATAAAAGCAGCGTTGGTCGCAGCCATAAGAGTAGAGAAAAAAACAGTAAACTCAATATTTACATTACACCACAAAAAGCTTTCAAATGTGGTGTTGGTGGGTGATGGGTCCAGTTCAGTACATGCAGCACACCCCCATGCCAATGTGAAACACTGTAAATACACTAAATCCCAAATACTTGGTAAGTTCTGATGAGTAATGTAGTAATGCAATGTATAAGTCCAttggaagaggactggccacccctcagagcctggttcctctctaggtttcttctaggttcctgcctttttagggagtttttccctcgccaccgtgcttctacatctgcatagcttgctgtttggggttttaggctgggtttctgtatatctgctgatgtaaaaagggcattataaatacatttgattgattgattaatgtgAGTGACTGTATAGACAAGTATTTAGTTCTATGAAATGCATAACCAAATTAGGAAACATCATTAGAAAAGCTATTGTGGCAGACTCACTTTGGACCAGTTTAATCTGTCTGAGTGTAGCGTTCTGTCCATACCGCCAGGACTTGACTTCCATAGAAAAGGCTGCAGACAAGTTACATTCTGGTTGTAGGAAAGTCTGTTCAACACTGAAACACTGATACTATGTCAGTAGTTGAGTCCGTTGCTGAAGAATCCCTACATCCAATGATTTGTCTGTAGTTGGTCGGTAATACTGGCTTAGGTAGAATAAACATCACGGACTGCGTAAGGACATTCTCACAAGAACTACTTCGTCAGCATCACTGTACATTGCCTAACCTCATCCCCTGGCTAAATTCAGAGAGAGTCGGCTGGTGGATGATATCATACATTGCCTTCCATTATACACTAACAGTGAAGCTGTAGTCTCTCTCCATGGCAAGGGGATACTGCCTTTGCAGCATTGGTTAGGGGAGTAAGGGGTTACAGTTTTGGGGTTTGGTAACAGAACGGGGGTTAAGGGTTAAACAGAATGATAGCATTCAAATGATTtggttagagacacacagtagaataAGGTTATGGGTATGGGGTTAAGATCATAGGGTTCAGAGTATTGTTCAGATTATGATTACGGTTCAGATTATGGCTATGGTTCAGAGTATGGTTCAGTGTATGGTTCAGATTATGGTTCAGAGTATGGTTCAGTGTATGGTTCAGATTATGGTTCAGTGTATTGTTCAGATTATGGTTCAGATTACGGTTCAGATTATGGTTAAGTGTATGGTTCAGTGTATGGTTAAGATTATGGTTCAGAGTATGGTTCAGTGTATGGTTCAGATTATGGTTCAGTGTATGGTTCAGAGTATGGTTCAGATTATGGTTCAGAGTGTATGAGTTCAGAAAGTGTATGGTTCAAGTATGGTTCAGATTCCCAAAAGTTCCAaaattttccagaaatcctggttggaagattcctggaatTACGAGGAAATAAACCGGAAATAGGGGAATCCTCCAACCAGAATtcctggaaaaccagggaatttttgaaaagttcccagaattttgcaaccctagttcaGTGTAAACTGACAGGTAGGACAGAGGGGTTCATATGGCACTTACAGAAGGAGACAGTACAGCAAATGTTGCTCTGTGTCCACcttcctctgaatggcacataacTAGGACCAGGAGTATTTCCAGACCACATGACCTGAACAGGAAAGCCTCTTCCTGGTTCAGTCACAAGTTTAGGAACACTCCTGACCCTATACTAGGGCTGCAGAATTAATAGAATTCACATCAAATCACAATATTGACATTTGCAAAAGCCTTATCGCAAGAGATCCATATCGCATGCAATATTTTGAAACGGCACTAAGCTGTGTGTATTGTCCGTTTTTATAGTTGCCTCTGTttgtcatctctctccctctactattgCGACTGCTTCCCACTATACATTTGCATGCTGTTCTGTTAGGTCAAATGCAGTCAACAGTTCCAAACAAGGCCAACGCTACTTTCCACTTTGTTTCTTAATATAAGTCATTCTATTTCAACGATTCCAACAGTTCAGCCAAAGGTTTTGTATCTATATCGCAAGTCAAATCACAATCACAATATTTGGTCCAAAAATCACAATTGGAGTTTTTGCCCATATCGTGCAGCCCTACCCTACACACAACCAATCACAGCTCTTTAAGTGTTGCTGGACAGACTGTGGCTTACGTCGCCGTTCATCTCGCTCAACACTTCATGAGTCGTGTCATTGGGCATGTCATAGGTCATTGTATCATTGGGCATGGTGTATGCAGTGTCATTGGCCACATCATATGACGTGTCATTGGCTGTCTCCGTGTGGGGGGTGGGGTCGGGGGCCAGAGGGTCCAGACCAGCCTTCTCTATTGGCCTGACGGCGTCCCTGTCAGGAGCGTAGCAGACTAAACAGAGCAGGGCGGAGCAGTCCCACAGGCCTTGGGTCATATTGGAGGAGAAGAGCTTCCTACAGGGGTGGCAGAACTGATAGAACACCAGCATGAAGAAGATGGCCATAGCGTAGGCCACCAGCAGCTGCAGCACTAACAACGGAGCACAGATGAACCTATAGAAGTCTGTCTTGTAGATGTACcacagcaaaagcagagaggcgttCTCCACGAACCTCAGCATGTAGTACACGGCCATGCGGTACCAGTTCTGGGACTTGTTGATCAGGTCTGGGTCGTTGAGCTTCAGCTGCACCGCCGACCAGCAGAACATGTTGATGCCTGCGTAGAGGAACGTGAGGAGACAGAGGACGATGGTGGTGCCCACCCGGGTTAGCGTCTTCTCGATGTTCTCTGGGAAGGGCGAGTGGCTCTGCCAAAACAGCACCCacgggtagaggaagaagaggaagaagttgAGCAGAACCACAGGGAGGATCCAGAGCTGCAGTACGGAGCTGAAGAGGACCAGGACGGTGACGCGCGTGGCGATCTCGAAGCTGCGCCACAGGAATATGCAGAGGTAGGCGGCGGGACGCACGTCCACCTCATAGTCGTCGTACTTGATCTTGATGGCCAGAATGTTGCAGCGCAGGGCACCATATACGATGGACAGCAGGGAGATCACCATGAGGGTGCctgggagtgagagagacagagagagacggagagagagagacagagagagagagagacagagagagagaaattaaattctataaccacctaaaaggaagcgattcccaaaccttccataacaaagccatcacctacagagagatgaacctggagaagagtcccctaagcaagctggtcctggggctctgttcacaaacacaaacacaccctacagagccccaggacagcagcacaattagacccaaccaaatcatgagaaaacaaaaagataattacttgacacattggaaagaattaacaaaaaaacagagcaaactagaatgctatttggccctaaacagagagtacagagcggcagaatacctgaccactgtgactgacccaaaattaaagaaagctttgactatgtacagactcagtgagcatagccttgctattgagaaagtaggcagatggctctcaagagaagacaggctatgtgctcactgcccacagagctgcacttcctaacctcctgcccaatgtatgaccatattagagagacatatttccctcagattacacagatccacaaagaattcgaaaacaaatccaatttagaaaaactcccatatctactgggtgaatttccagtgtgccatcacagcagcaagatttgagacctgttgccacgagaaaagggcaaccagtgaagaacaaacaccattgtaaatacagcccatatttatgcttatttattttatcttgtgtcctttaaccatttgtacattgttaaaacactgtatatatataatatgacatttgtaatgtctttattgttttgaaacttctgtatgtgtaatgtttactgttaatttttattgtttatttcactttatatattcactttatatattatctacctcacttgctttggcaatgttaacacatgtttcccatgccaataaaacccttgaattgagaattgagagagagagagagagagagagagagagagagagagagagagagagagagagagagagagagagagagcgcattcagaatattctattccattccattcaataTTGTTTTGTCATTTGAGGCTGAGCTCTTAATTAATATGACTGTTCATTCATTCACTAACTGTACATAGTGTAAACAGCCTGTAA containing:
- the xk gene encoding membrane transport protein XK translates to MRLPSSIFVSVSLFTAETTAALYLSSTYRSDGDQIWQGLTLLFTLVTSVLVQLTLTFIHRDLSRDRPLVLLLHILQLGPIVRCLEAFCIYGSVGRVEEPYVSITRKRQMPRGGQSEEVERQVGQAEGKLFTHRAAFARTSVIQAFLGSAPQLTLQLYICVLQQGVSIGRGTLMVISLLSIVYGALRCNILAIKIKYDDYEVDVRPAAYLCIFLWRSFEIATRVTVLVLFSSVLQLWILPVVLLNFFLFFLYPWVLFWQSHSPFPENIEKTLTRVGTTIVLCLLTFLYAGINMFCWSAVQLKLNDPDLINKSQNWYRMAVYYMLRFVENASLLLLWYIYKTDFYRFICAPLLVLQLLVAYAMAIFFMLVFYQFCHPCRKLFSSNMTQGLWDCSALLCLVCYAPDRDAVRPIEKAGLDPLAPDPTPHTETANDTSYDVANDTAYTMPNDTMTYDMPNDTTHEVLSEMNGDVSHSLSSNT